The Patescibacteria group bacterium genome includes the window TAAGATAGGTACTACCTTGATAAAAATGACGACTTTTTCGTCGTCAATGACAATATAAATTGTACGCGCATGCTCATATGCTGTCAATAACTATATAAAACTATAGTATTGCATATGTTAATAATACGTGAATGTAAGCCAAATTATTGACATTATAATCGACAAATTTATAAATTTTTCGAGAAAGCGATAGAGTTACTTTATGAATACCGCGCCATTATCCACCCCTCAATTATTTTGGGAACAGCGAGCACAAGAAGGAAAAATTTATGGAGATGAACCAAGCTTTGGCTCCCGACAAGCACTCCATTATTTAAAGAAGGGCGATGAAGTGCTCGAGGTTGGGGGAGCTTACGGACGCAATAGTATTTACTTCACACAACACGGCATGCGTGTGACCAATATTGACTTGAGCAAAACCTGGATCCGCATGGCCGATAAAAACAAGGATAGTTTGCCGTTAATCAATAAATGTCAGGATATACGCACTGCGAAATTTAAAAAAACATTCGACGTCATCTTCAGCAACTTCGTACTCCACTTCTTTAATGATACGGAAGTGTTATTCGTTATGAAAAAATTGTACAAAGCACTCAAAGTTGGCGGACTGTTGATAAACTCATGGCTTAGCAGTAATGACATCTATGCTCACACGCGTTATAAAAATGGTCTGTACATACATTGCTATACCAAGGAAGAGTTGGATCGACTTCATGCGGAGCATGATTTCGAAATCATCAATATGTTTGAGACTATCGAACTAGAAAGAATAAATACCAACGACCGAAAAACATTCCTCTGGTTTACGGTCGCAAAGAAAGTCCATTAACATTTAAAATTTGGAGGTACTGATGCAAAAAACATGTGAACTAACTCAAACTTTCGGCGGAGCACGTCTGCTGGCTCCCCACAGGCTACCGGATGATCTCCTCATCCGGGTCGCGACTAACAATGTCGCTCGCGATCTCGCGCGAGATTCGAGCAAGTACAATCCTGTATGGGGATTCGTGGAGCGCGTGAGACAAAAAACCAACCTCACTATCGGTGGGTCAAATAAGGAACTGGATCGCCAACTATATGATCTGCTCGTTACCAATCCTGCGCCCTCCAACGGAGTGCTTCATACAATCTGTCTCATGACTTCTGGTAAGTGTAATTTATTCTGTGAGCAATGCTACACGGATCAAACCGCTCACCAAGGAGCCTGGCGGATTTATGAATCTGCAATCCGCGAAGCAAAGTCTTATGGTGCTCAAACCGTGTATATCGCCGGTGAAGGGGAACCGTTCCTCGATGATCACATCGGTAACATAATTCGGCTCGCCACAGAATTGGGGATGGATGTACTCATGTTCTCCAACGGACTTCAATTCTGTCATGAGACGGTGGGGTATCGCCGAATGAGGGCGAGAATTATGGAACGAGATGGAGAAGTAAGTGCACAAGAGTTCGTCCGGTGGCTGGCACAATACCCCGTGCATCTGTATCTCAAGATGCACTCGGCAAACCGGACCATTAACTCCCGTCTATGCGGTCTGATCGGGAGAAAATTCGACTACACATACGAAGTGGCCGAGTTCAATGGCCACCAGATGGATGTGCCAACCCCACTTCTGCGCCTGCCAGAATGGAAATTTCCCATTGAGCGATTGGGGTTTGATGCGATGGTGGTAAAGGAGAATGCGGATGAACTGTTAAATGTCGTCTGTCCATGGTCGCAATCCATGGGTTTAGCGTTGTATTGCGAACCTTTCATCCCATCCGGCCGCATTCTTGGTGATCCTTCCCCCACGCCAGAACAACTTAATGCCCTGCGGCAATCCGGATACCTTGTTCGACAAGATTGCACGTTGAATAAGTTAATTGGGAAAGTTGTGATTTGGAGTCGGGGCTTCGTGTCGCCAATCTTAGCTTTCACTTGGCAACAGCTAGCCGAGCGTCCTGCCCTCCTCTATGATCCCGAGCGGGGATTCATGGAACAACGTGATTATCATTCCTTGTTCCAAATCCTGCGCTACCAGGCGGGTTGCCCTTGCGCAATGGGCAACCAGAATTTGGAGCGTATGCTGGATGAATACGCTCCACGACAAAAAAGTGAAGCATAAAGCTTCACTCAAATACTACGAAAGACCTTGGTATTTCCTATCAAGGCTTTTCTGTTAAAACTAAAACATTAGGACTCCATCAGCAACTGCAATTATCTGATGCTTCGTCGCAGCCGGAACATTTGGGCTGGCAGTACGAACCGCCGCAAGAATGGTGGGAATCGTGCTCATCAGCCTCCGCGCCGCACATGGAACACTTCCACCCCTCTGCGGACACCCCGCAGGTAGTGCAGGTAAGGTCGTCCATAAAACAGTGAGTAAGAAATAATTTAATTAATGTGCCTTAAACGGCAAAGACAATTCCTCAAATGCGCCCATCTGCGACCGTAACCCATTGAACCAATTCCACCACCATGGCTGCGAACTAGGCGGAGAGGAAGGAGGCTCGCTTGGCGCGCTCGAAGCACCGGTTTGTACCTGCAATGCTTTTGCCACATCTATCAAACCCGATCCGTAATAGGCATCTTTGCCCTTGCTTCCCAAATCCTGCGCAGTTGATTCGAGCCGTGAACGCACCTCACTTGGGTTAATCACTCCTTTACTCATGAGGAGTGCCGCCGCGCCCGCGACATGCGGGGTTGCCATTGAGGTGCCTTGATAGAAATAATAACCAAACTGTGTGGAATTTCCTTGCGCGAAAGTTTGCTGGAGTACACCATCGCCATATCCATCCTTATTCTGATCAACATTAAGATCCCCGCCCGGCGCCACTAGATCAACAAATGATCCATAATTGGAATATCGCGCACGCTGTTTATCATACCGCACCGCGCCCACTGCAATCACATATTCATTATAGGCAGCAGGATACATATTGCGCTTCTTGCCGTCATTCCCCGCAGCTGCCACGATAGTTGCGCCCTTGCCGTACGCATAAGCGACGGCATTTTTCACTGTGTTGGATGTTGCCGTGGTACCGAGAGAAAGGTTTATAACCTTTGCGCCGTGATCTGCCGCCCAACGGATGCCGTCCGCCACATCCGCAAGCGTACCTGATCCGTTTGCGCCCAGCACTTTCACCGGCATGAGGCTTGCTTTAAAGGCGATCCCTGTTGTACCTATCATATTATTTGTCGTCTGCGCAATGGTGCCCGCCACATGCGTGCCGTGTCCCTCATCGTCATTGGGATGCGCGTCATCATTCATAAAATCATACCCTGCCACAAAGGTAGTACCCGCAAAATCGGGAGCCTGCTTAAATACTGTTCCTTTCACCGGATCAATATAATCCTCATACGCAATACCTGTATCTACTACCGCGACTACCACTCCTTCACCCTGTGCCATGTCCCAGGCCTGCTCCATCTTAATTTGTGGCATGTGCCATTGATATGAATAATATTGGTCGTTGGGAACCATGAGCGCATAGACCAATGCGTTAGGCTCCACATACTCGACGTCCGGCATCCTCTCAAGCAATTGTGCAAAGCGCTCGGCATTAAATCCTAGGGGCATTTCCACTCTTCGCATATCTCTGGCGGTATGGAGAGGGCGCTCTTTCAGAGCCCCTAACCTTGAACGCAAATCCTCAATGGCGCGCTCGCCGCTTCCCTCGTCTTTGAATTTCACAATGAATTCCTTCCCATCCCATCCATCCGCTTTAAGGAGTGTCCTGTGTTCAAATAGATCAACTGCTGCCTCGTCTGAAGCATAGCCAGACGAAGTGATTATAAGGACACATAATAGCGCCATTGTCAAAAATACATATTTTCTCATAGATTCCTCCCTTTTTGCCCGCCCTGGTTATCCCAAGGCCAGACTTAAAATACTGCGCTTTATGATTATAGCAATATAAAAAGCCCTGTTAAAGGGGTTGAGGAAACAACTGCTCACTTATACTAGAAGCAAAGGCATATCAAAGAAATAAAAGCACGCAAATTGCTTTGCGTGCGTGTAACGGATATGAAAATTATTCGTTCCAGGAACCTCGGCACCGGCCTACTTTCCCAGGACCGGGTTGGGTCCAAGTATCATCGGCGCTGATGCGTTTCACGGCTCTGTTCGGGATGGGAAGAGGTGGTTCCACATCGCTCGAGGCACCGAGATCTCTGAAACGAATAATCGGTAATAACCAAACGCTTCATGCATTTCACTGAAGTATCGCCTGTCCACTCTTTGGGAATCCGTCGTTCGACCGAATAGTACCGCTCGGCTTCACTCCTTACGGAGCTTCCACCTACGGCCTATACACCCGCTCATCTCGCGGAGGTCTGAATAATGAGTGTTAATCTTGGGGTGGGCTTCACGCTTAGATGCTTTCAGCGTTTATCCCGACTGAACGTCGCTACCCAGCGATGCCCTTGGTAGAACAGCTGGTACACAAGAGGTTCATCCTTCCCGGTCCTCTCGTACTAGGGAAGAATCCCCGCAACACTCAAGCGCCCACGACAGATAGGAGACCGAACTGTCTCCATGATGTTCCACTATTACTAGTGGCATAGACTATATCTTCATCCCAGTCCACTGACTGGGAGTCGGCGTATGATCAGAATATTGTTTATAGAATAGAAAATATGACTTCTGATCTCATCCGTTCCCTCTCGGTACTTGGAATCAGTCGTTACGGGGTCCAATTTACATTGAACTTCCCTCGGTATAGCCCCATCTACGTTCGGTCAAAATATAATAAATGGGATTCCACCGATATTAGCCGAATTTTACTACTACTTTATAGTAGTAGGTCGCAATAAATTTACGACGTTCTGAACCCAGCTCGCGTACCGCTTTAATTGGCGAACAGCCAAACCCTTGGGAGCTTCTGCACCCCCAGGATGCGATGAGCCGACATCGCTGTCGGATTCCATGATTTCTCATGGGGTAGACTATATCTTCATCTCGCCCCGGATCGTAGTCCACATAACGTGAACATAATCTCGGTGTACGTTGGCGAGCGTCGGCGTGTGATCCGACATAAGTCAGATCTCCCCTTTCGGGTCAGTCGTTACGGGGTCACCTGCCTAAGTTTTGCCATGCAAAATTTTGGCGGGGACTTCCCACGGTGTTGCCGGGTGATATAGGTTCAGGATACCACTTACGGGTTCACCGTTATAAGCCGAATTTTTGGTACAGGATCACTCTTGTAGCACCCCGATGTATTGAGGTGCCAAACCGGGTCGTCGATATGGGCTCTCGGACCCGATCAGCCTGTTATCCCCGGAGTAGCTTTTATCCGTTGATCTTCCGCGCTCCTATGAGCGACGGTCGGTTCACTATGTACTGCTTTCGCAACTGCGCGGGATGTACCCCTTGCAGTAAAGCTGGCATGTGGCATTGCCCTATCTTCCGGGTTTCCATTCCGGAATAGCCAACCTTAGTTAACGCCTCCGTTACCATTTAGGCAATTATGTTAACTTAATCTTATACTCCATCGATGGATGGATATGGGACCTGATAATATTGACAAACATTTCGATATCAGACGAAGGAATATAGAGTTGCGTACCCTCTCTCTGTTTTCTCAATGTGGTATTGACATGGAACTTCCTGCGCAACATGTCTTGAAGCCTTAGTAAGCTCGCCATGTCAAAACAATGAGTATTGATAATCCTTGCGCGATGAAACTTTGATTTCAAAGATCCGTCGTCCATAAACCAAACCGCCAGTGACAGAGGAGTAACAAGTTTTGCGATCATCTTTGGCACGATCTTTTTACGATCTGCGTAAAATTGCTGCCCATAAAACCGCAACGCGCCGCTGCTGATGGTCGAAAACCAACACTTTTCATGTACCTTTCCCGCCACTGTTTGCAGCTTTGACTGTGGTGGAGTGAGCACCATATTGCTCAACTGCTGATATAACCAATCCACATACTCTTTTTGGCGTATGGAATGCTCTACTTTGCATCGAAACGTTCTGCCATTGTTTTGAGTCTCCAGGTGTCCGTCGCCTAATAACAGACCAACAATAATTTCTCTTTGCCGGTCCGTCAAACGCACAGACTCTGAAAGACTCTTGATGATTTTGTTATTCATAGATTAAGTGTCTCTTAACATGAAAGAGACTCTGCGCGTCGCCGCGCAGTTCAGACTATATCATCATCCCAAAAAATCTTAGGATGCCGAGCGTGTAGTCGTTGAGGTTTAAATTGATAATTGAAATTGGTTTTTACATTAAATTATCAATCTTCTTACCTGCTGATTGTCCGCAGACAAACATTTTTACTAATCATCATTAGTAGTTTGCCATACTCGGATATCCCAGCATATAGCTCGATATTGCGCCCGGCATTGCTGCCGAGCCGCCCCTGAAGATCCCTCTCCAATAATAACATCGGAGTGTAACGGAATGTGGATCTTCGTTAAGGCAACCGCCCCAGTTAAACTACCCACCAGCTACTGTCCTCACATTCCGGATTCACGGAACGAAGTGAGATCTAAAAAAGAACCAGGGTGGTATCTCACTGGCGGTCCGACTTGCGTCGGACCTCCCACCTATGCTGAACAGGTTGATCTTTAGCTCAATAGCAAGTTGTAGTAAAGCTTCACGGGGTCTTTTCGTCTAGCCGTGGGTAGGAGGCATCTTCACCTCCCCTGCAATTTCGCCGAGTCCCTCGTTAAGACAGTCCTCAAATCGTTATGCCATTCGTGCACGTCGGAACTCACCCGACAAGGAATTTCGCTTATCCTGTTACCCTCCAAAGATGGAGGAGTAGGTCATTTCTGCCTACTTCTCACGGTCGCCCGTTGAGATCGGACTATATCTTCCCTGAACCCTGCGTGGTTCATGGGTCTAGCGTATAGTCTCTGAGGATTACCACTACTACTCACCACTTTCCTTAACATCGAAAACATGCTTTTTGACCCAATCTTCACGAATACGTTTCTTTGCTTCCTCATCCTCAGCCGCTTGCAGATCATTTGAAAGCTCTTCTAAAAGCTTCCCTGGATGTTCAGTGCGGGTTATAACTACATCAAATTCCATTTCATCGTATTCGTCGGCAAGCAATTCTCGCGCTTGAGCACGCCAACTCTCTCTCTCCAAATTATCCATTTCTTCTATGTTCATAGTGTGGTCCTTTCCTGCTGGTTGTCTGCACTTGAAACATTATGACTTAAGTACGACCTTTTCTTAATTGTACTCAAGTAGCCCAAGATACTCCAGATATTCCAGCATATAGCTAGATTTTACTAAGGCAACAAAATTCACCTTAGGACGATTTGTTGATGTTAACTCATAGTTTCCTATGAGACCGGACTATATCATCATCAGTACGTCTCAATGATACTGAAGTCTAGCGTATAGTCTCTGAGGATTCTCCATTCGAGGAGCCTTTCCTGCTGATTGCCCAATCCGACAATTTTTCAAACCATTCAGCATATCCTTTCGGATTACTGTTGAGGTATTGTCGGCTCTTAGGGTGTTCCAGCATATAGCTAGATTTATTGAGATAACTACAATCGTCACTCATAGTTATCGCCGGCGTTCATCAGCGCTTCGGTTCAAAGCTACGTTACGCCTTGCGGCGTAATTTCACCTCTCCCCTTAACGTTCTGACACTGGCCAGGCATCAGCCCCTATACGTCGCCTTGCGGCTTGAAGCAGGGACTTGTGTTTTTGGTAAACAGTCGCTTGAGGTCATTCACTGCGCCCCCGATAAATCGGGGGAGGCCTTATTCCAAAGTTACGGCCACTGAATTGCCGAGTTCCTAAACGAGGGTTCTCTCGTCCACCTTGAGCACGCTTATGCTCGCCCACCTGTGTCGGTTTGCGGTACGGACCTGCCTATACTTAACGCATGGTACCTTTTCCCGGCACCTTATTACGGAAGTTCACGCTGCCCGAAGGCTTTGTTTCCAGTCATCCCGATAAATCGGGACAACAACCTACATAACCAAAGCAGGATCCCACACTAAGATGCGTCAGTACAATACAAATATAGACAGGGGGCTGGAATATTAACCAGCTTTTCCATCGGCTACGCCTGTCGGCCTCGCCTTAGGCCCGCCTCACCCCCGACCGATCATCGTTGTCGGGGAACCCTTAGGCTTGCGGTGGGAAGGATTCTCACCTTCCTTCCTGCTACTTATGCCAACATTCTCACTCCCGTACGCTCCACCAGCCCTCACGGGTCTGACTTTACGGCATACGGGACGCTCCTCTACCACGCTGCCAGTGCAAAGCACTGACAGGTCTGCACATTCGGTACCAAGCTTAGCCCCGGTACATTTTCGGTGCATAGCGACTTGACTAGTGAGCTGTTACGCTATCTTGAAAGGATGGCTGCTTCTAAGCCAACCTCCTAGTTGTCGAAGTCACTACACTCCCTTTTACACTTAGCTTGGATTTAGGGACCTTATATCGCAGTCGTGGGCTCTTCCCCTTGTGACCAATGGAGCTTCGCCCCCATAGTCTGACTCCCCCTATCATGCCGGCCGGTATTCGGAGTTTGGTTGGCTCGACTAGGCTTGCGCCATGCCGAGCCATTCAGTAGCTCTACCCCCGGACGGTTTATAGAGAGGCTAGCCCTTAAGCTATTTCGAGGAGAACCAGCTATTCCCGAGTTCGATTGGAATTTCACCCCTAGTCACAGATCATCCCCCAGTTTTGCACGGCTGGTGGGTTCGGGCCTCCCCCCGTATTTCTACGTGGTTCACCCTGTCCATGACTAGATCACCCGGCTTCGGGTCTTGTCTACGGTGCCATAACGGCTGTTGAAGCCTCGCTTTCACTATGCCTTCTCCCGATTGATCGGGATTCGACAAGCAGCGCAGACAAACTCGTTGGCTCATTCTTCAATAGGCACGCCATAACCCACCTAAATTTCCTTACGGAAATTTCGGCGGGCGTTGACTCCTTGTAAGCACATGGTTTCAGATACTATTTCATCGCCCTCCCGGGCTGCTTTTCACCATTCCCTCACGGTACTTGTTCACTATCGATTACGGAGCGTATTTAGCCTTAGGCCATAGTCGGCCCTGGTTCCGCCGGGATTTCACGGGTCCCGACGTACTTAAGAACAATTCTAAGGAGCACAAAACCCCTTTCGCGTACGGGGCTCTCACCCACTCTGGCTCCCGTATTCCACGGGATTCCACTAGGGAAGTCTTGTAGATAGGCTCCTCCCGGATTTACAAGCTCCGGTATAGATTTGTCTTACAACCCTGTGTAAGCATAAGGCCTTGTAAGCCGTCCACACTCTTCATCCCTTACTCCTTGCGGAGCAAGAGAATTATAGCATGGGAACCTCTACAGTTTAGGCTGTTCCCTTTTCGCTCGCCGCTACTAAGGGAATCACTATAGACGCTAGTTCACGCTAATGCCGACGCGAGTTTACGCAAATTGCGTTAACTAGCGTACATGTCGCGTAAACTAGCATCTACGTATATTTTTTTCTTTTCCTCCGGTTACTGAGATGTTTCACTTCACCGGGTGCGCTTCCTTGCCCTATATATTCAGACAAGGATCTCCGACGTTATGAGCGCCGGAGGGGTTCCCCCATTCGGAGATCCCCGGATCAAAGGTTGCTTGCCACCTCCCCGAGGCTTATCGCAGGCTGCTACGTCCTTCATCGCCGCTCGCGTATCGAGGCATCCACCATGTGCCCTTCTCATGACGGATTCCCAAAGAGTATTCAGGTATGCTCTTTGGGAATATTTTGAATTGACGAGAGATACTTCATTTCTCTTTTTGCGAAATGCAATTTTAAATTGACGCTTGTTTATTACCTCTCAATTGTCAATGAACGCGCACGCCATCTTCTACAGTATTCTTCTCCCAGGCAGTGCGTCTTCTTATAAGAAATGGCACACCGCCTTGCAGAAGAATAAGATCAATTATGTATTTGTTTAAAAAATAAAAAGTATTAAAAAACCGCTTTGTCTCAAAGCGGTCGCACACATAACCTCACACGAGCCTTTAGCCGCTTGAGACGTTAACTATTACCTGATATGCATTCATAAAAATCTTCACTTATCAATAAAATTAGGCTAACATTAGTGCCTATTTATTAATTATAGCGTGGAAAACTGAAATTGAATAGCTCAAATCATGTTTAGTATAACCTTGAATTGCTTCCCTGTCAACAAATACCCCGCCTTGGTAGGCGGGGTATTGCTTAATATTAATAATGCCGTTCGCAACGGTCCCTTTAAGGACCTGCTACTTTCATCACTCCTATCTCCGCACTGGCAACCGCAGTGCTATTTTCATACACTACCGATGATGGCGCCGTCACGATAAATTCAGTCCGCAGGTTATTTTGAGTGAATGAGGAAGAAGAGAGCGCTCTCTTTTTGCCGCCCTCGACGTAATAGTAGGTGGTAGGCGCGCTTGTATATTTGATCACCGTACCTGCCGGATACTGCGTCGCGGTGAGCTTATTGGCTACTGCATTTGTTGACTGATAATTGATGAAGAAGGGGTCAGCAACATCCACAATCTTCTTCGCCCATGCAGCGCCGTACAACGACATGGCAATCTCTTCCGTGGGGATCCAGCGCAACACACCCCCAGGCTCTACCGCATACGTTTTTGGATCAGTGGTGATTTTAATGAGGTACGTCCCCGGCCGCATTGTCACGTTTGCCTTGATGGGATACGATTGGAGTTCGTCCCGTGTAACTTCTTTCACCCCAGAAAAATCCGCATACCATGATTTAAAGGTTACCTCGTTGGGAAATACATATCGCTTCAGATCGCTGCCAAGATAATACACGCTTCGGCAAGAATCATTGACGGCCGCACCCGCGACGCAGGTAAGTTTTATTAAATCACCGGGATTCGCCACCGTCGTCTTGTCTCCTACGATAACAAAAAGGGTAAGATGGGTAACCTGTGCGGTAATGGTATTCGTGGCAGTATTCAAGGTGCCCGCTACTTCAACCCATTTCTTCGCAGTCGCATCCCAGTATTGCAGCTTGAGGCTTGATTCTTTGAGCCCTTTGACCATCTCCTCGGTGTATTGGAACGTGAGCGTGACCGGTTTGCTGAAAGTGGTTACCGCGCTGGTGCCCACCGTGACTGCGATCTCATACGCTTGCCCCCCTACGGCGCCTTGCGCACTCGTAAGGGACGAATAAGTGGCAGTGGGGGTAATACTGACGTCGGCAGTACCTGATACTGCGCCGCTGGGCAGTGTCACGCTTGCGGAGTTATCAGAGAGCGCTACCATTCCGCCGGTTGCTCCCGTAACTTGTTTTGTGGCTGCGGCGGCAAGCGCAGAGGGAGCGCCCTCATACTGCTGGGTATTGGTTGACTCGGTGCCGGTTTTGCTCACCGCAACGACTGTATAGTAATACGTCTTTCCTTTTGTTAATCCCGTATTAGTATATGAAGCACCAGTTTGCGCGTCCGGAAGAGCAGTACCTTTTTGCCCTTTTACTTCTGAACGGTAAATACGGATGAATGAAAATTCAGTATTGGTGGGCTTTGTCCACGATACCTTCAGTGACGTGCTGGTTTTAAGATCAGAAACGCTTATACTTGTGGGTGCGGCCTGTGTGGTGACGGTAGCTGCTCCACCACCACCACCTCCTCCTGAACCAGTAGATCCGGTACACATCACACTGGTTGAAGGCGTTAAAGTAACAGTGCCAACAGTAGATAAGGTAATCTGCGAAGTGGTTCCGCTGCTTACGCAAGTTGCGGCAGCACTGTCGGGGTTATCGACAAGATCTCTGCCATTCGCTGACTGCACTATCACTAACTGACCGCTTAAAAGCGTGAACTGGACATTGCCGGAATTCACGGTCATCGAATCGGCCGTGCCGCCTGAAATCACGGTAAGATTGATGCCAAGGTCAGGGATGTTGACGGTGGTATTCTCGCTGAAATTGAGCTCCTGTGCGGCGGCAGGATATCCGACCACAAGCGCCAGAAGCATTGTGATGATGCCAATAGTGAATCGTTTCATAGGTAAAGTACTATTAGCTTTAATACCTTATTTCAGGCACTGATCATTGGCGCTGCATACGAGAGAAGTGCCGTCGACGTAACAATACACCCATGCATCTGCGTCCACGTCGCGAAGCTTCAGACAAGCGGCAGTATCAGCGTCACCTATTTCAAGAGTAGAGGTCGCGGTACTATTCCCGTCGCCGACTGTGTAGTTGCCCGTAGAGGTCGCATTACCTGTCATCGTGGTGCCGCCCGTGGAGGTACTGTCTACCTTAAGCACGTCTACCCCTGACCCGTTCTCGACCTGAAATGCCGTGGTGGAAGAAACATTGAAGAGCGCGCCGTCGGTCGAGTAGATATCGCCAGTAAGGGTTGAGGAACCGGTCACGGTCACTCCTGCGGTCGCGGTATTCACTTTAAACACCGATACCCCTGATCCGTTCTGCACCTCAAGGGCGGTGGTGGAGGACACATTGAACAATGCGCCGTCAGTTGAGTAGATATCAGCGGCTAATGTGGTATTGCCTGTCACATACAACTTATCATCAATCTCCACATCATCCTGCACGTACAGATCACCGCCGGTGTAGCTAAGGAAGTTAGCCGTGCCGGCTGCGCCGATCCAATGATAGACGGTAGTGGTCGCATTGCCAGTCATCACCACACCGCCATTGGTGGTGTCAACTTTAAGTATATTCGTCCCTGAACCATTCTGGACCAAAAGTGCAGTAGTCGAGGCAACGTTAAACAAAGCGCCGTCGGTTGAGTAAATATCCGCTGCATGGGTAGAAACTCCGTCAACCGTGAGCGTGCCGTTCGCCTGAATATTGCCGTCAGTGGAAAGGGTAACCCCGGTACTGCCGTAACCTCCGCCAGCGGTGAATGCGCCTGATACACTCGAAATGGCGGGAT containing:
- a CDS encoding class I SAM-dependent methyltransferase, translating into MNTAPLSTPQLFWEQRAQEGKIYGDEPSFGSRQALHYLKKGDEVLEVGGAYGRNSIYFTQHGMRVTNIDLSKTWIRMADKNKDSLPLINKCQDIRTAKFKKTFDVIFSNFVLHFFNDTEVLFVMKKLYKALKVGGLLINSWLSSNDIYAHTRYKNGLYIHCYTKEELDRLHAEHDFEIINMFETIELERINTNDRKTFLWFTVAKKVH
- a CDS encoding S8 family serine peptidase, with the translated sequence MRKYVFLTMALLCVLIITSSGYASDEAAVDLFEHRTLLKADGWDGKEFIVKFKDEGSGERAIEDLRSRLGALKERPLHTARDMRRVEMPLGFNAERFAQLLERMPDVEYVEPNALVYALMVPNDQYYSYQWHMPQIKMEQAWDMAQGEGVVVAVVDTGIAYEDYIDPVKGTVFKQAPDFAGTTFVAGYDFMNDDAHPNDDEGHGTHVAGTIAQTTNNMIGTTGIAFKASLMPVKVLGANGSGTLADVADGIRWAADHGAKVINLSLGTTATSNTVKNAVAYAYGKGATIVAAAGNDGKKRNMYPAAYNEYVIAVGAVRYDKQRARYSNYGSFVDLVAPGGDLNVDQNKDGYGDGVLQQTFAQGNSTQFGYYFYQGTSMATPHVAGAAALLMSKGVINPSEVRSRLESTAQDLGSKGKDAYYGSGLIDVAKALQVQTGASSAPSEPPSSPPSSQPWWWNWFNGLRSQMGAFEELSLPFKAH
- a CDS encoding fibronectin type III domain-containing protein yields the protein MKRFTIGIITMLLALVVGYPAAAQELNFSENTTVNIPDLGINLTVISGGTADSMTVNSGNVQFTLLSGQLVIVQSANGRDLVDNPDSAAATCVSSGTTSQITLSTVGTVTLTPSTSVMCTGSTGSGGGGGGGAATVTTQAAPTSISVSDLKTSTSLKVSWTKPTNTEFSFIRIYRSEVKGQKGTALPDAQTGASYTNTGLTKGKTYYYTVVAVSKTGTESTNTQQYEGAPSALAAAATKQVTGATGGMVALSDNSASVTLPSGAVSGTADVSITPTATYSSLTSAQGAVGGQAYEIAVTVGTSAVTTFSKPVTLTFQYTEEMVKGLKESSLKLQYWDATAKKWVEVAGTLNTATNTITAQVTHLTLFVIVGDKTTVANPGDLIKLTCVAGAAVNDSCRSVYYLGSDLKRYVFPNEVTFKSWYADFSGVKEVTRDELQSYPIKANVTMRPGTYLIKITTDPKTYAVEPGGVLRWIPTEEIAMSLYGAAWAKKIVDVADPFFINYQSTNAVANKLTATQYPAGTVIKYTSAPTTYYYVEGGKKRALSSSSFTQNNLRTEFIVTAPSSVVYENSTAVASAEIGVMKVAGP